DNA sequence from the Pirellulales bacterium genome:
TCAGCGGTTGACTTCGACGCCGATGTTGAAGCCGTGGAAGAAGACATCCTGGGTATTGCGGTCGTCGCGAATCCCCATGAATGGCACCTTGTACAGCACCATGTTTGACGGCCGCGCCAGGGCGTCCTGCCAGTTGGCCGTCCAACCACCGCGAATTGCGATCGCCTTGGTCAATTGATAGCTGGTCTGCAGCCGCACTTCGGCACCCGGCGAGAACTCCACCGCGGTGAAGTCGTGCTCGAACGTATTGGGCGAGAACTGCTGTGAGGTGTTCACCGGACGGAACAACGACGGGTTCGGCGGAATCGGCCGCGTCAGGCCATCCAAGGTGTTGGTATTCGAGAAGATCTCGAAGCCACCGGTCTGGTGCACGCTCTGAAAGTTCCAGCCGACGAAGCCACGCCCTTCGGCCGACAGCGTCCAGTGACCGTGGGTCTGCGACCACCGGGCCGACACTTGCGGTCCGACGATGCGGTTCCGGGCCCGGGTGTACCAATCGCTTTCCCCGAGAATGCCGCCCCAGCCCTGGACGTCGAAGTTCTCCTCCCAGTCGCTGTACCGCATACCGGTACCGACTTCCAACAGGCTCCCGTTGTGGAACGGATCGAGCCGGTAGAAGGGCATGACTTCGAGATTGTTGTACTTCGTTTGGTTGCGCACACGGAGCTCGTTGTAGACGACCGGCAGCCGGTACAGGTCGTCCAGGTCGTAGAGGACAGGATCGCTGAGGTTGTCTTCGATGTTGGTCGGATCGATCACCCCGTCGCCGTTGCCGTCGTAGTAGCGGCCCGCGGCAAAGTTGGCGACTGGGACGAAGCCTTCGATCGGCAACAAGATGTCAAGCGACGAGTCGTCCACGACATCCAGTTCGCTGCGGTTGACGAAGCCGTCGAGATAACCCACCTGGCGCGTCTTGAGTAGCCCGGTTTCCAGGTCCCAGAAGGTCATGGGCACATAGGTGTCCAGGAACACCACATCGACGTCGCCGCGCGTCACGCGCTCGGTCCAGGGATGAATGAACTGGCCGCCGAACATGATGCCCCAATGTCCGTCGCAATCGACGCACCCGAATTCGACGCGTTCACCCATGGCGCTGCCGGTGGTGAAGGCCGTCGTATTCAAGCCGTTGGTTGACAGGCGTCCCCATTCATCGAGCGGCAGCACCGGCTTGGCCACCGGGTCGGCCTCGCCGAAAAAGGTCTCAGGAATGCGGCCGCCGATTCCACCGTCGGCCACGATCACCTGGCCGCCGTCGACGCCGATGTCGGATTGCTTGGGAGTGCTCAACCACCAGTTCACTTCGTCCAGCGTGGCGAACCAGCCCGTCTTCGGATCAGGACCACCGCTATATGCGCTCACGTCCGGAGGAGCGAAGAACTGTAAGTCCTCCACGCCGACCCAGGAGCCGGGCACCAATTGCGCAGCGGCAGTACCCGAGCCGGCCAGCGCAATGACCGCGAACAGCAACCATGACTTGGTGCGGAAGATGTCCATGATTCCGAGCTACCCTGGTTCGAGGGCGAACAATGGCCGGCGCAGCAGCTCCCCCAATGGAGCCGCCGCGCATGGTCTCGTGCGGGTAGTATCGGACGCACCGGTCGTAACAATTGAACAAGAAAGGCAAAGAGTACGGAGAAGACCGGTTGTTCCGATCTTGCAGGCGCACCAGCGGCGTCGGCGTTGCTGGCAGCGAAATCAGCCTGCACCCCCCGAAACGCAATCGTTCGATCGCCAGCGGGGACAACACTCGCACCAGCATCCGCAGCAGTCGCTAACTGGCAGAATTGCCGCCCGTCCTGAGAAACCAGCCGGTTTCTTGCGAAAAGGCGCTCTTCGATGCTAATCAAACGCTCATCGAGCGCAAAAAAAAGTCCCCGCAGGCGGGGCAGGAACCTGCGGGGAACATTGGATTGAGGTACCCCCCAATCACGCCCGCATTATGTACAGGTGCATTTTTTATTGCAAGCATCGATTGCCAAAAAATAATCTGCTCAGTCGCCAAGGTTCCCCCGAGCGAAGGGGGCACATCGGCAAAGGGCCATCGCTTGCCGGCCCGGCCAACGTTGATAATGACGCTCCCCGGGGGCCAGCCCCCAAAAGCGAGGCGATTATGGGTCTCTACGCAAACTACGTGTTTCCGCATCTGCTCGACTGGGTCATGCAAAGCCCGGCCATGGCCGAGCAGCGGCCGCGCGTCGCCGGCGCTGCCGCCGGGCATGTGCTGGAAATCGGCTTCGGCACCGGTCTCAACCTGCCGCATTACACCGACGCCGTGAAGCGACTCGACGCGATCGATCCGGCCAGCGTCTTGCGCAAACGCGTGGCTCGACGCATCGAACAGTCCGTTGTGCCGGTCCACACGCATCAGCTCGACGCCGCGCGTTTGCCGTTTGACGACGCGATGTTCGATTGTGTCGTCAGCACCTGGACGCTCTGCTCGATCGACAACGTGCAAAAAGCTCTCGGCGAAATCCGCCGCGTCCTGCGGCCCGGCGGCCGGTTCCTGTTCGTCGAACATGGCCGCAGCGACGATCCGCGCGTGGCCCGTTGGCAAGACCGGCTGAACCCGTTGCAGCGCCGCGTGGGAGTCGGCTGTAATTTGAATCGCGCCATCGACCGGCTCGTTTGCGACGCGGGGTTCGAACTGAACCGCATGGAACGGTTTTGCCTCCGCGGCACCCCGCCGGTGTTCGGCGAACACTACCTGGGTGAAGCATCGCGCTAAACCCGCTCGAACCAAGTTCCCCTGGCCTAGACCACCGATGCCTAAAGTATTGATGCCGATCGGCGACGCTTCGGAAGTGCTGGATACGTTCTATCCCTACTTCCGCTTGCCCGAAGACGATTTCGAGGTCGTGGTCTGCGGGCCCGAAGCCCGGCTCTATCACCTCGTGCTGCACGAGGTCCCGCCGGGGGCGCTCGTGCCCTGGGACATTACCGAAGAACGGCCGGGCTATCATCTCCGTGCCAGTCTGGCCTTCCGCGACGTGGTGGCCAGGGACTATGCGGGGTTGTTCGTCTCGGGCGGACGAGCCCCGGAGTATTTGCGCTACGATCCTCACCTGCTGGAAATCACCCGGCATTTTTTCGCCGCCGGCAAACCCGTGGCCTCGGTGTGCCACGGCATCGAGATCCTGACCGCGGCCGGATGCCTGCAAGGCCGCACGGTGACGACCGTGGCCAAGTGCCGCCTCGACGCGGAGCAGGGGGGCGCCCAATATGTCGACCAACCCTGCGTCGTCGACGGACAGCTCGTCACTGCCCGCACCTGGCACGACAACACGCCGTTTCTCAAGGCCTTCGTGCGGCTGCTGCGCCAAGGCGTGCAAAGAGCCTGACCGCAGTCGTGCGCCGGCCCGCTCCCGGGCGGCGGCCCGGGCGTATACTTTGCAAAGCGTCCGACAGTGATCCTTGGCGATCGCCTCCTGCGGGAAAAGGAAATTGCAGATGCAAGTGCAGCTACGGTCCGGCACACAAGGGAGTTGGATTCAGTTAGGACGCCATGTGGCGCTGCTGCTGGCGGCGCTCTCGCTGAGTTCATCGCGAGCCCAGGAGGTGTCCGGCGCCGTCGACGCCCCGGAGAAGCTCGAATACCTGCGCGTGGCCCGCGACGAAGCGGGCAACCCCACGGCCCTGCAAACGGCGATCGTCAGCTTTCACACCCCCGCTGACGCCCAGCGCCCGGTCCAGGTCGACTTGATCGGGGCCATCCATATCGCCGAGACGGAGTATTTCCAGGCGCTCAACAAGCGGTTCGCGGACTACGACGTCGTCCTGTACGAATTGGTCGCGCCGAAGGACGACAATCGCCCGCAACCGGGCCGGCGGAGCGGCCACCCGATTGCGGCAATGCAATCCAACATGCAGCAGATGCTCGGTCTCGCGCATCAACTCGACGTGATCGACTATCAGGCCAAGAACCTGGTGCACGCGGACATGTCGCCCGAACAGTTCGAAACATCGATGAGCAACCGCAACGAGAGCTTTGTGAAGATGTTCATGAAGCTTTACTTTCGGGAAGTGGGTCGGATGCTGGCCGAACAGAGCAAACCGGCCGACCCTGAGAACCCCGGTCGCCGGACGAGCGATGCCGACTTGATCTCTGCATTCTTGAGTCCCAACCGCTCCGCGGCGCTCAAGCGCGTCCTGGCCGATCAATTCGGCGATATGGAAACGGCGCTCAACGCGCTCGACGGGCCCGAAGGTTCGACGATCATCACCGAGCGCAACAAGGTGGCCCTCGAAGGACTGCGCGAACAGCTCGACAAGGGGCACAAGAAAGTGGCCATCTTCTACGGGGCAGGGCACATGGCCGATCTGCACGAGCGCCTGCTCGAAGATTTTCACTTGCAGCCGGGCGAGCCGCAGTGGCTCGATGCCTGGAACCTCGGCGACGAAGGCAGCGAACGCTAGCGTCGCGCAGGGCATGACTGCGATCAGCGTATCTTCACGGCCGGGGCTTTCGCGCTCTGGGGTGTGCTAGCAACGTCAAGCGACCTTGACGCCTCCGCGGTCACGCGCGAGACTTCGGCCCCGCGATGCTCCGCCTTGGCGCCCTGATTACGCGCTCGCCGCGCCGGCGGGGCACCCGGCCGAATCGCGATCGGCATCACGGCCAAGGACGGCCCTCAGCATGCGCGCCCCAGCGGCAATCTCGAACAGTCGAAGCGATCGTGCTTGGCGCGATCCTGTGCTGTTGCTGCTCGTCGCGCTGGCTGCACTGGTGCACGGGGCTCGCCTGGGCACGCTGAGCATCCGCGGCGAAGAGCCGCGTCGCGCCCTCGTGGCCGGCGAGATGCTCGCCAGCGGCGATTTCGTCGTGCCGCGGCAGCAAGGACTGCTGTATCTCAGCCGCCCACCGCTGCAGAACTGGACCATTGCCCTCGCGGCCTGGCTCACCGGACGCTGCGACGCGGCCGTCGTCCGGCTGCCGGCATTGCTCGCCACCGTCGCGACGACCGGGCTGATCTATCTCTGCGCCCGCGCTTGCACGAGCCGCGCCGCAGCCTTCGTCGCCGGTGCGGCGTATGCGACCATGTTCCAGGTGCTCGAACTCGGACGGATGGCCGAAACCGAAGCGACGCTGACCTTGTTGATCGCGTCGTCGCTGCTGGTGTGGCAGGCCGGATACGTCGCCCGGTGGCGACCGGTGTTCACCTGGTCGACCGGCTATACCTTGGCCGCCTTGGCTGGGCTGGCCAAGGGGCCTCAAGGCCCGGTCTATTTCGTGGCCGTGACCACGGTGTACTTGCTGGCCGTGCGGCGCGATTGGCGCATGTGGCTGAGCGTCGCGCACCTCGCCGGGCTCGTGGCTTTCGCCGCAGTCATCGGTGCGTGGCAGATCCCATACTGGCGCGCCGCCGGTCCCGAGGCCGCGTGGGAAATCTGGGTCCACAACGCGAGCATCCGATTCCTGGGCTCGCAAACCAGCGCGCTCTCGATCCATGCCGCTTCGTTTCCGCTGCATGTGTTCGCATGCACGATGCCGTGGTCGGCGCTGCTGGTCGCCTATGCGTGGCCCAGCCTGCGGCGCAATCTCGGCGACTCTCGATCGCTGGTTGTGTTCGCGGCCGTCGCGCTGCTGGTGACGCTGCCCAGTTGCCTGCTGGCCATCGAGGCCCGGCCGCGCTATTTCATGCCACTTTATCCGTGCCTGGCGGTGCTGACCGCCCCGGTCGTCGAAGCGGCCCTGGGCCAGGGCGTCCGACGCGCAGCAAGCGTCTGGTTCCATTGGCAAGGTCTGCTCGCGCTCGGCTTTGCCGGGGTCGCGATCGTCATGCTGGGCGCGAGCCTCAGCGGCGGCGGCCGTTCGGTGTTGGTGCAGCCGCCGCTGTTCGCCTGCGGCTTTGCCGCCTATGTCGCCGTCACGGCCGTGGCCCTCTTCGTGATCCGCAGCCGCACCGAGCCGGCCCGCGTCGTTCTGGGCACGTCGCTGATCATGGGTCTGCTGGGATTGTCGTACGCCGGCGCGCGGATTAACGAACTCGCACGCAATAGCGAGGACCACCTGGCCGCGATGAACCAGTTGCGAACGCAGCTCCCCCGGGGCGCCGAGTTGGTCAGCTTTGGACTGGCTCACCACCTGTTCACCTATCACTACGGCAAACCGATTAGCACCGTGGCCTGGCCCACCGTGCCCGAGGCCGTTCCGCCCCAAGTCGAGTACTTCTGTTACGAAGATTTCGACGGGTACGAGGAACCGCCGCTGCCCTTTGCCTGGGAACCGCTCGCCGTGATTTCCTGCGAGCGCTACAAGACACCACACCCTGCCCAACGAATGATCGTTGGGCGGCGCATCACATCGGACACGGCCGCTGTGCATCGTTCAGAAACCTCGAACTCGCGATCGCATGTCTCCGCCAACTGATCCTTCGCACGACGATTTAAGCCCCTCGTTTCAACTCGCGGGCCCGAGCTGGGGGTTCGTGCTGCGTATCGCCGTCACCGGGGCGCTGGTGCTCTACCTGGCCGACCAGATCGATTGGGCCGAAATGGTCCATTCGCTCGGTCAGGTCGGCTGGAGCTACTGGTTCGCGGCGCTGGGCGTGTATCTCGTGGCCCAAACGATCAGCAGCGTGCGCTGGGGGGGCCTGGCCCGCGCGGTCGCGCTCGGCGCCAGTCACGGCCAGTTCCTGCAGCTCTACTTCGAGGGCATGTTCTTCAGCCTATGCTTGCCGACCTCGGTCGGGGGCGACGTCGTCAAGGCCTATCGCCTGGCGCCTACGCTGGCCACTCGGGTCTTGGCAGGCTGCACGGTGCTTGCGGATCGCCTGACCGGCCTGACGGCGCTCCTGTCGATCGCGACCGTGGCGATCATCGGGCAAAGCCTCGCCGCGGGCCTCGTGTCGTGGATCGCCGTCATCGTGCTCGTCGGCGCGGCGGTCGCGTTTCTGACCCGGGCCGGCCTGGTCTTGGCACAACAACATGCGGCGCGGCTCACGCTGTTACCGCGCGTCGGCCGGCTGATCGGCGCCTTGCAACCCTACTTCGATCGACCGCCAGTCATCGCCGCGGCACTCGCCTGGAGCCTGGCGATCCAGGCACTGAACATTGTCTGCGTGTGGACCCTGGGACAGGCCTTGGGGCTCGAGATTCCCGCCAGCGCGTACTGCGTGGCCGTGCCAATCGTCAGCCTGCTGACGGTGCTGCCGTTGTCGATCAACGGCGTCGGCATTCGCGAAGGCGGGCTCGCTTTGCTGCTGGCCGGATATGGCATGACGCACGAAGCGGGCATTGCGCTCGGTTTGCTCTGGTTCCTGGTCGTCATGGCGTCGGGCCTGATCGGCGGGGCGGTCTACCTGCTGGGTCCCGTCCGGCCGCGAATCCCAGGGCCGCCTGCGGCCGAGTCGCCGCCGGAACCGGTTGCCGCGACGCCCGCGCCCACGACGGTCGAACCGGCCCGCGCCGTCGCCGCGCAAGAACTTCTCCGTCTGCAAGTCCACGCGGCGCACCGTCGCGCGGAGCGTTTTGCCACCCACACACTTTTTCCCGGACGTGCCACCGCGCGCACTCCCCAATCAAGGAATGGCGTCATGGACCTGTCGGTCGTCGTGCCGATCTATAACGAACGCGAGAACATCCGCCGCCTCTACGACGCGCTGCAAGCCGTGCTCGTGCCGATGGGCTGCAATTATGAAATGGTCCTGGTCGACGACGGCTCGACCGACGGCTCGAGCGAGCAGCTCCAGGCGCTGGCCGAACACGATCCGACGGTGAAGATCGTGCTCTTCCGCCGGAACTACGGGCAAACGGCCGCCATGCACGCCGGCATCCAGATGGCCACCGGCGACGTGATCGTGACGATGGATGCCGACCTGCAAAACGATCCGTCCGACATCCCGATGCTGCTCGCACGGCTCAACGAAGGCTACGATCTGATTCACGGTTGGCGCCGCCATCGGCAAGACGGCCTGGTGCTGCGCAAGATCCCCTCGAAGATCGCCAATTGGCTGATCTCGAGAGTCACCCGGTTCCCGGTGCACGACCTGGGCTGCACCCTGAAGGCCATGCGCCGCGAAATTGCCCAGGAGCTGCAGCTCTACGGCGAGATGCACCGGTTCATTCCGATTCTCGCCGCCTGGCGCGGCGCGCGCTGCCTGGAGGTCGAGACCAAGCATCATCCTCGCCGCTACGGTCAATCGAAATACGGCATTTCGCGCACGCTGCGCGTCGTGCTCGACTTGATCACCGTCAAGTATCTGATTTCCTACTTGAGCAGCCCGATGCGCCTCTTCGGCGGGATCGGCATGGCGAGTACGGGCCTGGCCATCGCCTCGGGAGCCGCCACGATCGGCATGAAGATCGGCATGGGGCAAGACATGACCGATAACCCGTTGCTGCTGCTGTCGACGCTGTTGATCATGGTCAGCCTGCAATTCTTTGTGCTGGGCATGCTCGGCGAAGTCGGCGTGCGCACCTACTACGAAAGCCAGGGCGCGCAGCCTTATGCCATTCGCGAATTGATCAACTTCGAGCCCGAGGCCGGCCTCGGCGCCGACGCGCCGCCGGCCCGCGGCGGCCGCTATGCCCCGCCGCGCAGGACGCTGCGTTACGCCCGCCGTGCCGCTTAAGTTGTACCAGCCGCGCTCGCCAGAAAGCGATCGAGCACGTTGGCGGTGATCCGCGCTACGTGCCGATCGCAGAGCAGGGCAGTGGGGTAGGTGATCGACCCTGCTGAGAACACGGCGCCGCCGCACGGAGTGTCGAAATAGACCATGTGTGCCCCGCCGTCGTCGGGGT
Encoded proteins:
- a CDS encoding class I SAM-dependent methyltransferase; this translates as MGLYANYVFPHLLDWVMQSPAMAEQRPRVAGAAAGHVLEIGFGTGLNLPHYTDAVKRLDAIDPASVLRKRVARRIEQSVVPVHTHQLDAARLPFDDAMFDCVVSTWTLCSIDNVQKALGEIRRVLRPGGRFLFVEHGRSDDPRVARWQDRLNPLQRRVGVGCNLNRAIDRLVCDAGFELNRMERFCLRGTPPVFGEHYLGEASR
- a CDS encoding DJ-1/PfpI family protein; this encodes MPKVLMPIGDASEVLDTFYPYFRLPEDDFEVVVCGPEARLYHLVLHEVPPGALVPWDITEERPGYHLRASLAFRDVVARDYAGLFVSGGRAPEYLRYDPHLLEITRHFFAAGKPVASVCHGIEILTAAGCLQGRTVTTVAKCRLDAEQGGAQYVDQPCVVDGQLVTARTWHDNTPFLKAFVRLLRQGVQRA
- a CDS encoding glycosyltransferase family 39 protein, with protein sequence MLLLLVALAALVHGARLGTLSIRGEEPRRALVAGEMLASGDFVVPRQQGLLYLSRPPLQNWTIALAAWLTGRCDAAVVRLPALLATVATTGLIYLCARACTSRAAAFVAGAAYATMFQVLELGRMAETEATLTLLIASSLLVWQAGYVARWRPVFTWSTGYTLAALAGLAKGPQGPVYFVAVTTVYLLAVRRDWRMWLSVAHLAGLVAFAAVIGAWQIPYWRAAGPEAAWEIWVHNASIRFLGSQTSALSIHAASFPLHVFACTMPWSALLVAYAWPSLRRNLGDSRSLVVFAAVALLVTLPSCLLAIEARPRYFMPLYPCLAVLTAPVVEAALGQGVRRAASVWFHWQGLLALGFAGVAIVMLGASLSGGGRSVLVQPPLFACGFAAYVAVTAVALFVIRSRTEPARVVLGTSLIMGLLGLSYAGARINELARNSEDHLAAMNQLRTQLPRGAELVSFGLAHHLFTYHYGKPISTVAWPTVPEAVPPQVEYFCYEDFDGYEEPPLPFAWEPLAVISCERYKTPHPAQRMIVGRRITSDTAAVHRSETSNSRSHVSAN
- a CDS encoding glycosyltransferase, producing the protein MSPPTDPSHDDLSPSFQLAGPSWGFVLRIAVTGALVLYLADQIDWAEMVHSLGQVGWSYWFAALGVYLVAQTISSVRWGGLARAVALGASHGQFLQLYFEGMFFSLCLPTSVGGDVVKAYRLAPTLATRVLAGCTVLADRLTGLTALLSIATVAIIGQSLAAGLVSWIAVIVLVGAAVAFLTRAGLVLAQQHAARLTLLPRVGRLIGALQPYFDRPPVIAAALAWSLAIQALNIVCVWTLGQALGLEIPASAYCVAVPIVSLLTVLPLSINGVGIREGGLALLLAGYGMTHEAGIALGLLWFLVVMASGLIGGAVYLLGPVRPRIPGPPAAESPPEPVAATPAPTTVEPARAVAAQELLRLQVHAAHRRAERFATHTLFPGRATARTPQSRNGVMDLSVVVPIYNERENIRRLYDALQAVLVPMGCNYEMVLVDDGSTDGSSEQLQALAEHDPTVKIVLFRRNYGQTAAMHAGIQMATGDVIVTMDADLQNDPSDIPMLLARLNEGYDLIHGWRRHRQDGLVLRKIPSKIANWLISRVTRFPVHDLGCTLKAMRREIAQELQLYGEMHRFIPILAAWRGARCLEVETKHHPRRYGQSKYGISRTLRVVLDLITVKYLISYLSSPMRLFGGIGMASTGLAIASGAATIGMKIGMGQDMTDNPLLLLSTLLIMVSLQFFVLGMLGEVGVRTYYESQGAQPYAIRELINFEPEAGLGADAPPARGGRYAPPRRTLRYARRAA